A single genomic interval of bacterium harbors:
- a CDS encoding superoxide dismutase, with product MLFQLPTLPFAYDAFEPYIDAQTMEIHHTKHHQTYIDQLNNVIRNNPDLEQLSLEALLRSYQSYDQKTGLIIKNHGGGHFNHTFFWTQMHPEGLREPIGTLAEKIIATFGSFQNFKTEFESAAKSVFGSGWAWLCIDLEKQLVIIATPNQDAPLLYNIQPVMGLDVWEHAYYLKYQNRRVDYINAWWHVVDWQVLEKNYQKAIELVKPRNTEIEGVVI from the coding sequence ATGCTTTTCCAGTTACCGACTTTACCTTTTGCGTATGATGCATTTGAACCGTACATTGATGCTCAAACAATGGAAATCCATCATACCAAACATCATCAAACCTATATTGATCAACTCAACAATGTCATTAGAAACAACCCCGATTTAGAACAACTCAGCTTAGAAGCATTGCTCCGCTCCTATCAATCGTATGATCAAAAAACTGGATTAATCATTAAAAATCATGGCGGTGGCCATTTTAACCACACTTTTTTCTGGACACAGATGCATCCTGAAGGACTGCGCGAACCGATAGGCACCTTGGCAGAAAAAATCATTGCTACCTTTGGTTCATTTCAAAATTTCAAAACAGAGTTCGAATCAGCTGCAAAATCTGTGTTTGGTAGTGGATGGGCATGGCTATGTATTGATTTAGAAAAACAGTTAGTGATAATTGCAACACCAAATCAGGACGCGCCACTTTTATATAACATCCAACCGGTCATGGGTCTGGATGTGTGGGAACATGCATATTACCTGAAATATCAGAATCGCCGCGTTGATTACATTAATGCCTGGTGGCATGTTGTTGATTGGCAAGTACTGGAAAAGAATTATCAAAAGGCTATCGAACTGGTAAAACCACGTAACACAGAGATTGAAGGCGTAGTGATTTAA
- a CDS encoding GNAT family N-acetyltransferase, with the protein MKNKSFMIKSASEIDIPCLSKALLEEQIRKSEKLFQNYFKEQKQGQRYFLIAFAKEKPIGYVTLKLQSEYPYFEANQIPEISDLNVLPSMRNQGIGSALLKTAEDIAQEFSNIVGIGVGLYAGSDGGYGSAQRLYIKNGYIPDGHGITYNYQPVIPGNTYCIDDELILWFTKNLK; encoded by the coding sequence ATGAAAAATAAATCATTCATGATTAAAAGTGCTTCTGAAATAGATATTCCTTGTCTTTCAAAAGCACTTTTAGAAGAACAGATAAGAAAATCAGAAAAGCTTTTTCAAAACTATTTTAAAGAACAAAAACAGGGTCAAAGATATTTTTTAATTGCCTTTGCAAAAGAAAAGCCAATTGGATACGTTACGCTCAAACTGCAATCTGAATACCCGTATTTTGAAGCAAATCAGATTCCTGAAATTAGTGATTTAAATGTTTTACCATCTATGCGTAATCAAGGCATTGGTTCTGCGTTACTAAAAACAGCTGAAGACATTGCTCAGGAGTTCAGTAATATTGTTGGAATTGGTGTTGGATTATATGCAGGATCCGATGGCGGTTATGGATCAGCACAAAGATTATATATTAAAAATGGATATATTCCAGATGGCCATGGTATTACATATAACTATCAGCCAGTTATTCCTGGCAATACATATTGCATAGACGATGAACTTATTCTTTGGTTTACAAAAAATTTAAAATAG
- the lepA gene encoding elongation factor 4: MSIKTKDLKNFTPDKIRNFSIIAHIDHGKSTLSDRLLEITGTLSDREKKDQFLDKLQVERERGITVKAQTASMFYAYEGQTYLLNLIDTPGHVDFNYEVSRSLYACQGALLLVDASQGVEAQTLANFYLAFDQNLEIIPVINKIDLPTADPERVEHQIEKLFDFTSMQVVRASAKAKIGIDTILQAVVKRIPQPQSSLELPFKALLFDSWFDEYRGVICLIALKDGSLKKGDIVGFAQADVEHEVLEIGLMYPDPVPVDGLYAGQVGYIITGMKSVREARIGDTVFHPKKPVIPFPGFKPAKPVVFAGLYPVESNEFEQLREAIEKLTLNDASVTVEKKTSAALGLGFRCGFLGLLHMDVFRQRLEQEYGLVVIPTAPSVLYKVQLYDGTTVNVESPAEFPEPQKIAAIFEPMIDVTIIVPQTYLGSLLTLCQDKRGEQKDLTFIDDQRVMLKYKLPLTEVATDFYDQLKSVSSGYASFDYEEAGYQESDLVKMDILINGKPVDALSVIVHNDKAYFTGRILVEKLKDKIPRQLFEVVLQAAIGAKIIARERVAPLRKDVTAKCYGGDISRKRKLLEKQKEGKKKMKQVGNVEIPQEAFLAILTKK, translated from the coding sequence ATGAGTATTAAAACAAAAGACCTCAAAAACTTTACGCCTGATAAAATTAGAAATTTTTCAATTATTGCACACATCGACCATGGAAAATCAACGTTGTCCGACCGATTACTTGAAATCACAGGAACACTAAGTGATCGTGAAAAAAAGGATCAGTTTCTAGACAAACTGCAGGTTGAACGAGAACGTGGTATCACAGTCAAAGCGCAGACGGCTTCAATGTTTTACGCGTATGAAGGGCAGACATATCTTTTAAACCTTATTGATACCCCTGGCCATGTTGATTTCAATTATGAGGTTTCACGTTCATTGTATGCATGCCAAGGTGCGTTGCTGCTTGTTGATGCTTCGCAGGGAGTTGAAGCACAAACGTTGGCCAATTTTTATCTGGCATTTGATCAAAACCTTGAAATTATTCCTGTTATTAATAAAATTGATTTGCCAACAGCAGATCCTGAGCGCGTAGAGCATCAGATTGAAAAGCTTTTTGATTTTACTAGCATGCAGGTTGTCAGAGCATCCGCAAAAGCAAAAATAGGCATTGATACTATTTTGCAGGCAGTGGTCAAACGAATACCACAACCTCAAAGCTCGCTTGAACTACCATTCAAAGCGCTATTATTCGATTCATGGTTTGATGAATACCGAGGTGTTATCTGTCTGATCGCGTTAAAAGATGGTTCTTTGAAAAAAGGTGACATTGTTGGCTTTGCGCAGGCTGATGTGGAACACGAAGTACTGGAAATCGGTTTGATGTATCCTGACCCTGTACCTGTTGATGGTCTGTACGCAGGCCAGGTTGGCTATATTATTACAGGTATGAAGTCGGTCCGAGAAGCACGCATTGGAGATACGGTGTTCCATCCCAAAAAACCGGTCATTCCATTTCCTGGTTTTAAACCTGCAAAACCGGTCGTATTTGCGGGACTGTATCCGGTTGAGAGTAATGAATTTGAACAGTTGCGCGAAGCAATAGAAAAATTAACCTTAAATGATGCAAGTGTAACCGTTGAAAAGAAGACATCAGCTGCACTTGGACTCGGTTTTCGTTGTGGCTTTTTGGGCCTTTTGCATATGGATGTATTCAGACAACGACTTGAACAGGAGTATGGCCTGGTTGTTATTCCAACGGCACCAAGTGTGCTGTACAAAGTCCAGCTGTATGATGGCACAACGGTTAACGTTGAAAGTCCAGCGGAATTTCCAGAGCCACAAAAAATTGCTGCTATTTTTGAGCCGATGATCGATGTGACGATTATTGTTCCACAAACCTATCTGGGTTCACTTTTGACGCTCTGCCAGGACAAGCGTGGTGAACAGAAAGACCTAACGTTTATTGATGATCAACGCGTAATGCTTAAATACAAGCTTCCATTAACTGAGGTTGCAACCGATTTTTATGATCAGCTGAAATCGGTTAGTTCAGGGTACGCAAGCTTTGATTATGAAGAGGCGGGATATCAGGAATCGGACTTGGTAAAAATGGATATCTTAATCAATGGCAAGCCGGTTGATGCATTGTCGGTCATCGTCCATAACGATAAAGCCTATTTTACAGGCAGAATTTTGGTTGAAAAACTGAAAGATAAGATTCCTCGACAGTTATTTGAAGTTGTTTTGCAAGCAGCAATTGGCGCAAAAATCATAGCACGTGAGCGTGTTGCTCCATTACGTAAAGATGTTACTGCAAAATGTTACGGCGGTGATATTTCACGAAAACGAAAACTGCTTGAAAAACAGAAAGAAGGCAAAAAGAAAATGAAACAGGTAGGCAATGTTGAAATTCCACAAGAAGCATTCCTGGCCATTCTTACAAAAAAATAA
- a CDS encoding rod shape-determining protein, with product MKFLPAFKVDFWTRKKRGWFSIFSNDMAIDLGTANTVVYARNRGILLNEPTVVAVRAHTKQVLAAGRLAKDMLGKTPENIIAVRPLRDGVIADFELTESMLRYFIRAVHNDRHTLIRPRMIVGVPSGITQVEKRAIEESARQAGAREVYTIMEPMAAAIGAGLPVQEPSGNLIVDIGGGTTEVAVISLKSVVFCRSVRVGGDEMDRAIVQYVKRKYNLLIGERTAETIKIEIGSALLGTDDRADQVLVRGRDLVTGVPKTITLTRAEVNEALLETVACIVDVVRVALENTPPELSSDLVTRGITMAGGGSLLPGLTELISRETGGLPVRVADNPLFCVANGAGKVLEELDFFREALMQ from the coding sequence ATGAAGTTTTTGCCAGCATTTAAAGTTGATTTTTGGACAAGAAAAAAAAGAGGTTGGTTTTCGATTTTTTCAAATGATATGGCCATAGATTTGGGAACTGCCAACACCGTCGTGTATGCACGCAATCGAGGAATACTGTTAAACGAGCCAACCGTGGTTGCCGTCAGAGCTCATACCAAACAGGTACTTGCCGCAGGACGCTTGGCAAAAGATATGCTTGGCAAAACTCCAGAAAATATTATCGCCGTTCGGCCGTTGCGTGACGGTGTTATTGCTGATTTTGAACTGACCGAAAGTATGCTTCGTTATTTTATTCGTGCAGTTCACAATGATCGTCACACGCTCATTCGTCCACGCATGATCGTTGGCGTTCCGTCCGGCATTACACAGGTTGAAAAACGGGCAATTGAAGAGTCGGCACGTCAAGCTGGTGCACGTGAAGTGTATACGATTATGGAACCGATGGCCGCAGCGATTGGCGCGGGGCTGCCGGTGCAAGAACCGTCGGGTAACCTGATAGTCGACATCGGCGGTGGCACCACCGAAGTTGCAGTTATTTCACTTAAGTCTGTCGTTTTTTGTCGTTCGGTACGTGTTGGCGGTGACGAGATGGATCGGGCCATTGTGCAGTATGTGAAACGAAAATATAATCTTTTGATCGGCGAACGGACCGCAGAAACCATAAAAATAGAGATCGGCTCAGCACTGCTTGGCACTGATGATCGTGCAGATCAGGTGCTTGTGCGCGGGCGTGATCTGGTGACTGGAGTACCCAAAACCATCACGTTAACACGCGCTGAAGTCAACGAGGCGCTGCTTGAAACGGTTGCATGCATTGTTGATGTGGTACGCGTGGCCCTTGAAAATACGCCACCTGAGCTTTCTTCAGATCTGGTAACGCGAGGCATCACCATGGCCGGTGGAGGATCACTCCTGCCAGGGCTCACTGAACTTATTTCACGTGAAACGGGAGGCTTGCCGGTTCGCGTTGCAGATAATCCACTGTTTTGTGTTGCAAACGGTGCAGGAAAGGTGCTTGAAGAGCTTGATTTTTTCAGGGAAGCTTTGATGCAATAG
- the lysS gene encoding lysine--tRNA ligase: MSTDETKQITHTNEIQKDSSSEHAIRIEKVHALQTMSIDPWPSLEQVTATLQRVTVEFSEHAGKQYAVAARVLAIREHGKSIFCHLQDDSGRLQIYLKEDVLQQDAFQSFKKFIDIGDILWCKGTSFQTKKGEISLNIESFKLLSKCLHPLPEKFHGLVDIEVKQRQRYLDLIVNQESKHRFTQRSLIVQTVRSVLAENGFLEVETPMLHPIPGGAAAKPFVTHHNTLDMDLYLRIAPELFLKRLIVGGFERVFEINRCFRNEGISTRHNPEFTSVEYYIAYHDYMFMMDLTEKIFKTAAQKVNASLTIEYMQYKLDFSVPFKRISMINAIADVLKITPEVIQTDDLSRFCAQHAIVLGKDQQSWGYRLYALFEKLVEPDLVQPTFITHFPVEVSPLAKRNAQDRRITDRFELFMAHMELSNGFTELNDPFDQAERFAQQADQRSAGDHEAHFYDAEFITALEYGMPPTVGAGIGIDRLVMLLTNAPSIRDVILFPTHKNTTHK, from the coding sequence ATGTCAACAGATGAAACTAAACAGATAACACATACAAACGAAATACAAAAAGATTCAAGCAGTGAACACGCGATACGAATAGAAAAAGTTCATGCATTACAAACCATGTCAATCGATCCCTGGCCTTCACTTGAACAGGTGACTGCAACTTTACAACGAGTAACAGTTGAATTTAGCGAGCATGCAGGCAAACAGTATGCGGTTGCAGCACGAGTACTGGCAATTCGTGAGCATGGAAAATCTATTTTTTGCCACCTGCAAGACGACAGTGGTCGCCTGCAGATCTATCTGAAAGAAGATGTATTACAGCAGGATGCATTCCAATCATTTAAAAAGTTTATCGATATCGGTGATATACTCTGGTGCAAAGGGACCTCGTTTCAGACCAAGAAAGGTGAAATTTCACTCAATATTGAATCATTCAAACTGTTGTCAAAATGTCTGCATCCTTTGCCAGAAAAGTTTCATGGCCTGGTTGACATCGAAGTCAAACAACGGCAACGATATCTTGATCTGATTGTCAATCAGGAGAGCAAACATCGATTTACACAACGATCGTTGATTGTGCAAACTGTACGTTCTGTGCTGGCCGAAAACGGATTTTTGGAAGTTGAAACGCCCATGTTGCATCCCATTCCTGGTGGCGCAGCTGCAAAACCGTTTGTCACTCATCACAACACATTGGATATGGATCTTTATTTGAGAATTGCCCCAGAGCTTTTTTTAAAACGATTGATAGTTGGTGGCTTTGAACGTGTTTTTGAGATTAATAGATGTTTCAGAAACGAGGGGATTTCAACACGACATAACCCTGAATTTACCTCAGTTGAATATTATATCGCGTATCATGATTATATGTTTATGATGGATCTGACTGAAAAGATATTCAAAACTGCTGCCCAAAAAGTAAATGCTTCACTTACTATTGAATACATGCAGTACAAGCTTGATTTTTCAGTACCTTTTAAGCGTATTTCAATGATCAATGCGATTGCAGATGTTCTGAAAATTACACCTGAAGTCATACAAACAGATGATCTGTCACGTTTTTGTGCGCAACATGCTATTGTTCTGGGTAAAGATCAGCAAAGTTGGGGATACCGTTTATATGCGCTGTTTGAAAAATTGGTTGAACCAGACTTGGTACAGCCTACGTTTATCACCCATTTCCCTGTTGAAGTGTCTCCTCTTGCAAAAAGAAATGCGCAAGACAGACGGATTACTGATCGTTTTGAGCTGTTTATGGCGCACATGGAGCTGAGCAACGGTTTTACCGAGTTGAACGATCCATTCGATCAGGCGGAACGATTTGCACAACAGGCGGATCAGCGTTCTGCCGGGGATCACGAAGCCCATTTTTATGATGCAGAATTTATAACGGCACTCGAATACGGCATGCCTCCAACCGTTGGTGCCGGAATAGGTATTGACAGACTTGTCATGTTGCTTACCAATGCACCTTCGATTCGTGATGTCATACTCTTTCCAACCCATAAGAATACAACACACAAATGA
- a CDS encoding septum formation initiator family protein, which produces MQSSIKNTLNNILLLILTCIFCYIIVYGTSGIRLLQILSDAEKASKDEIIEKQQQMAYLQNQLTLWKDNPFLYEKVAREQLHMAKKQDIVYYDLSLEKTVS; this is translated from the coding sequence ATGCAAAGCTCAATTAAAAATACTTTAAATAACATACTACTTTTAATTTTAACCTGTATTTTCTGTTACATTATCGTTTATGGTACAAGTGGCATTCGGCTGCTACAGATACTATCTGATGCAGAAAAAGCATCAAAAGATGAGATCATTGAAAAACAACAGCAGATGGCTTACCTTCAAAATCAACTTACTTTATGGAAAGATAACCCTTTTTTATATGAAAAAGTTGCACGAGAACAACTACATATGGCAAAAAAACAAGATATTGTGTATTATGATCTTAGTCTTGAAAAAACAGTATCTTGA
- a CDS encoding YicC family protein, whose protein sequence is MIQSMTGFAVANKLITTAQGKATISLSLKSLNGRFFELNCRIPSALSYLETVILKKLKEKLKRGHVHLIGSISNIDILQGSIEPSLNTIQNYMKAITVIKKECNIDQPIALEHILRLPNVFNTPEQLADEVIAESFLAIVDELADKVIASRIKEGSTIQQDFHTRIQNMHLFIRAIETQAADFVERTKEQIQKNLLEIKEAPTEANDVQKNALYSLLDKIDIHEEISRFKSHLHNLENQLIASQVEKGKVLDFILQELVRETNTMNAKCSDATIAKYAIDAKVEIEKMREQVQNIV, encoded by the coding sequence ATGATTCAAAGTATGACCGGATTTGCCGTTGCAAATAAGCTAATCACAACTGCTCAAGGAAAAGCAACGATATCATTAAGTTTAAAGTCGCTTAATGGACGATTTTTCGAACTTAACTGTAGAATTCCTTCAGCGTTATCATACCTTGAAACGGTTATACTTAAAAAATTAAAAGAAAAATTAAAACGTGGTCATGTACATCTTATCGGTTCGATTTCGAATATCGATATTTTACAAGGTTCTATTGAACCATCTTTAAATACGATTCAAAATTACATGAAAGCGATTACTGTTATTAAAAAAGAGTGTAACATTGATCAACCGATTGCGCTTGAACATATCTTACGGCTTCCGAATGTTTTTAATACCCCAGAACAGCTTGCAGACGAAGTGATTGCAGAATCCTTTTTGGCAATTGTCGATGAACTTGCAGATAAAGTGATTGCATCAAGAATCAAAGAAGGATCAACAATACAACAGGACTTTCATACACGTATACAAAATATGCATCTCTTCATTCGTGCTATTGAAACACAGGCGGCCGATTTTGTTGAACGAACAAAAGAACAGATACAGAAAAATCTTCTTGAAATAAAGGAAGCACCCACAGAAGCAAATGATGTGCAAAAAAATGCGCTGTATTCACTGCTTGATAAAATTGACATTCATGAAGAGATAAGTCGGTTTAAAAGTCATCTGCATAATCTTGAAAATCAGCTCATTGCAAGCCAGGTAGAAAAAGGTAAAGTGCTTGATTTTATTTTGCAAGAATTAGTACGAGAGACAAATACGATGAATGCAAAATGTTCAGATGCGACCATTGCAAAATATGCTATCGATGCAAAAGTTGAAATTGAAAAGATGCGGGAGCAAGTTCAAAATATTGTTTGA
- a CDS encoding S41 family peptidase has protein sequence MSHSFFRKNKSFLLLFFSYVYPEQNNLYDEKLFDWTHTWAQVTHLVKEKHYDPQHLEKALNKAVDTFLNTLDPHSNFLDQKTYKSMIESTSGEFHGIGIIINNTRKPKEKFLTILDTLTDGPAEKSGIKQYDKIVEIGGTSLEGLTTEEATTLLKGPKGTTVTLKVLREGLTELLTFTITRDIIKEQQSLCFYLKQQHMYYLSLSMFAENSVTQLEQLLTAINKNNQKGLILDLRNNSGGLLTSAIDIAGLFLDKGSTVVSTKNAKNAVETYQTSRDPIAQRTVPIVVLINNYTASAAEILAGCLKAHADKSHKNNPLLIFIVGTPSFGKGSVQEVIPIGQNSAIKLTTALYFLPFDIPVQGIGILPDIFVERQSPPSEQMAWLTQNYGHESSLENYIKLPEQKKKNAEKKKEKEENNKSSVEKETKTQRWQERVQQILEHDNQLKEAINILSLVINAQKNMPDFIKNRTTALAYVRQNYIADKLLETVEIPLK, from the coding sequence ATGTCCCACAGTTTTTTTAGAAAAAATAAATCTTTTTTGTTGTTATTTTTTTCATATGTCTATCCAGAACAGAATAATCTATACGATGAAAAGCTGTTCGATTGGACGCACACGTGGGCTCAGGTGACACACCTGGTTAAAGAAAAGCACTACGATCCGCAACATCTTGAAAAAGCGCTGAATAAAGCCGTTGATACGTTTTTAAATACACTTGATCCTCACTCGAACTTTCTTGATCAAAAAACCTACAAAAGCATGATTGAATCAACTAGTGGCGAGTTTCATGGGATCGGTATTATTATTAATAATACACGCAAGCCGAAAGAAAAATTTTTGACCATTCTTGACACCTTGACCGACGGGCCTGCAGAAAAAAGCGGTATCAAACAGTATGACAAGATAGTAGAAATTGGTGGAACGTCGCTTGAAGGACTTACCACAGAAGAAGCAACAACGCTACTCAAAGGGCCAAAAGGGACTACGGTGACACTGAAGGTTTTACGGGAAGGGCTGACTGAGCTTTTAACATTCACCATTACGCGTGACATTATCAAAGAGCAGCAGTCACTCTGTTTTTATTTAAAACAGCAACATATGTATTATCTATCTTTGTCTATGTTTGCCGAAAATTCAGTCACGCAGCTTGAGCAGCTTTTGACCGCCATTAATAAAAATAATCAAAAAGGTCTTATTTTGGATCTGCGTAACAATTCCGGTGGTCTACTTACTTCTGCAATTGATATTGCGGGCCTTTTTCTGGACAAAGGAAGTACGGTTGTGAGCACAAAAAATGCGAAAAATGCTGTTGAGACCTATCAAACAAGCCGCGATCCCATTGCACAGCGTACGGTGCCTATTGTTGTTTTAATCAATAATTATACCGCATCGGCAGCAGAGATTCTTGCAGGATGTCTCAAAGCTCACGCAGACAAAAGTCACAAGAACAATCCGCTGCTTATTTTTATTGTAGGCACTCCGAGTTTTGGAAAAGGCTCGGTACAGGAGGTGATCCCGATTGGTCAGAATAGTGCTATTAAACTGACAACCGCACTCTATTTTTTACCGTTTGATATTCCTGTGCAAGGAATTGGCATTCTGCCCGACATTTTTGTTGAACGTCAAAGTCCGCCATCAGAACAGATGGCATGGCTCACGCAAAACTATGGACATGAAAGTAGCCTGGAAAACTATATCAAGCTTCCAGAACAAAAAAAGAAGAATGCTGAAAAAAAGAAGGAAAAAGAAGAAAATAATAAGTCTTCAGTTGAAAAAGAGACCAAAACACAACGATGGCAGGAGCGAGTACAGCAGATTTTGGAGCATGATAATCAGTTAAAAGAGGCAATTAACATTCTTTCGTTGGTCATTAACGCACAGAAGAATATGCCAGATTTTATTAAAAATCGCACCACTGCGTTGGCGTATGTTAGGCAGAATTATATCGCTGACAAACTACTTGAAACGGTCGAAATACCCTTGAAATAG
- the recJ gene encoding single-stranded-DNA-specific exonuclease RecJ, giving the protein MNMIKQGGRFLWRLPEYDTQQVEAIALKYNVSFAVAQVLSNRGFQIGNQLEQFLFGTIDKQKINAVGMKDIEKAVDRIMAAIQNREKILICGDYDVDGITSSALMMICLLPLGAQVNFFIPHRVKDGYGLSTKVVERAAANNYRVMITVDNGITAFEPAQKARALGVDLIITDHHKPHDHVPDAFAIINPHQKDCDYPFKYFAGVGVTFKIMALLYERLQKALPTKAYELMLFGTVADVVPLVDENRLWVKHGLHYVNHAHESFSLSVLKCNGKIDKPHLTSTDIGFFIAPQINALGRLEDPRCGVQFLIGQDKGQVEEVGRLLLELNEKRKAIEKKIVQSIQDQVEKGDIDVTKNRVIIASSASWPPGVIGLVASRIVGLYGRPTILLHETSSGLLKGSCRSIKEFNMFQALESAADLLQQFGGHAQAAGLSLHKNQLDAFKKRLEARAAELLTEFDLQQKITIDAHLQMTDLTKKIVNDLALLEPFGNENDAPVFLLEGVTLIQMPQLLKDLHVKCIMFKDGIIKPVMFFNRPELFDFLIDAREKSFSIVARISQNFWQSRVNIELIGIDIIVEG; this is encoded by the coding sequence ATGAATATGATCAAACAGGGTGGCCGGTTTTTGTGGCGCCTACCAGAATATGACACTCAACAGGTGGAAGCTATCGCTTTAAAATATAATGTGAGTTTTGCCGTCGCACAGGTATTGTCAAACAGAGGATTTCAGATCGGCAATCAGCTTGAACAGTTTCTGTTTGGCACCATTGATAAACAAAAGATCAACGCAGTTGGCATGAAAGATATTGAAAAAGCGGTTGACAGAATTATGGCTGCCATACAAAACAGAGAAAAGATCTTAATCTGCGGTGATTATGATGTTGACGGTATTACCTCCAGTGCTTTGATGATGATCTGCCTGCTACCACTGGGTGCACAGGTAAACTTTTTTATTCCCCATCGAGTGAAAGATGGTTATGGACTGTCAACAAAAGTGGTCGAACGTGCTGCTGCAAATAACTATCGCGTTATGATTACCGTTGATAATGGTATCACCGCATTTGAGCCTGCACAAAAGGCAAGAGCCTTAGGCGTTGATCTGATTATTACCGATCATCACAAACCACATGATCATGTTCCAGACGCATTTGCAATTATTAATCCACACCAAAAAGACTGCGACTATCCGTTTAAATATTTTGCAGGTGTTGGTGTAACCTTTAAAATTATGGCTTTATTGTATGAGCGGCTGCAAAAAGCACTGCCAACCAAAGCGTATGAGCTCATGCTTTTTGGAACAGTTGCTGATGTTGTTCCGCTCGTTGATGAAAATCGATTATGGGTCAAGCATGGACTGCATTACGTAAATCACGCGCACGAAAGTTTTTCATTGTCAGTATTGAAATGCAATGGAAAAATCGACAAACCGCACCTGACATCAACAGACATCGGCTTTTTTATCGCACCACAGATCAATGCTCTTGGCAGACTTGAAGACCCGCGCTGTGGCGTTCAGTTTTTAATAGGCCAAGACAAAGGCCAGGTTGAAGAGGTGGGCCGCCTTCTGCTTGAGTTAAATGAAAAACGAAAAGCAATTGAAAAAAAGATTGTACAAAGCATTCAGGATCAGGTTGAAAAAGGAGACATTGACGTCACAAAAAACCGAGTCATCATTGCATCTTCTGCATCTTGGCCTCCTGGAGTGATTGGACTGGTTGCCTCTCGCATTGTCGGTCTGTATGGACGACCCACAATTCTTTTGCACGAAACCTCATCCGGTCTTTTGAAAGGGTCATGTCGTTCCATTAAAGAGTTTAACATGTTTCAGGCTTTAGAGTCTGCTGCTGATCTTTTGCAGCAATTTGGTGGTCACGCACAGGCAGCAGGGCTTTCACTGCACAAAAATCAGTTAGATGCATTTAAAAAACGATTAGAAGCACGTGCAGCAGAGCTATTAACTGAGTTTGATCTGCAACAGAAGATTACCATTGACGCTCATCTGCAGATGACAGATCTTACCAAAAAAATTGTGAACGATCTTGCTTTATTGGAACCATTTGGCAATGAAAATGATGCTCCGGTATTTCTGTTGGAAGGGGTTACACTCATACAGATGCCACAACTTTTGAAAGATCTACATGTTAAATGTATAATGTTCAAAGACGGCATCATCAAACCGGTTATGTTTTTTAATCGTCCAGAGTTGTTCGATTTTTTAATCGACGCTCGTGAAAAATCGTTCAGTATCGTCGCACGTATAAGCCAAAATTTCTGGCAATCACGCGTCAATATTGAGTTAATTGGCATCGATATTATTGTTGAAGGATGA
- a CDS encoding YebC/PmpR family DNA-binding transcriptional regulator: MSGHNKWSQIKHKKAKEDGKKAKAFTRLIKEITVSAKHGGGDPAHNPGLRFLLEQAKAINMPLENATRAIKRGTGELPGVHYEPFVYEGHAKHGIAIMVDTLSDNRNRTVAELRHIFSSHGGHLGEAGSVAWMFDHYGCIRIVGKVSVDLLLEQLLEFDIVDIKPSDHDTLVICSMKALDHVRNALKQKGYEIESAQFEWIAKNSVELSEDEAASVIDLLNELEEHDDVQNVYTTLG, encoded by the coding sequence ATGTCAGGTCATAATAAATGGTCACAAATAAAACATAAAAAAGCAAAAGAAGATGGAAAAAAAGCAAAGGCTTTTACGCGTTTGATTAAAGAAATCACCGTATCGGCAAAGCATGGCGGTGGTGATCCAGCTCACAATCCTGGGTTGCGTTTTTTATTAGAACAGGCAAAAGCAATTAATATGCCGTTAGAAAATGCAACACGGGCGATTAAAAGGGGAACGGGAGAGTTGCCCGGTGTACATTACGAACCGTTTGTCTATGAAGGACATGCAAAACATGGTATTGCAATTATGGTCGATACGCTTTCTGATAATCGTAATCGTACCGTTGCTGAGCTTCGTCATATTTTTTCATCCCATGGTGGACATCTGGGCGAAGCGGGATCTGTTGCATGGATGTTTGATCATTATGGCTGTATACGAATTGTTGGAAAGGTTTCAGTCGATCTGTTACTAGAACAGTTACTTGAGTTTGATATTGTTGACATCAAACCTTCTGATCATGATACATTAGTTATCTGCAGCATGAAAGCACTTGATCATGTCCGCAATGCATTAAAACAAAAAGGATATGAAATTGAATCTGCACAGTTTGAATGGATTGCAAAAAATTCCGTTGAACTTTCAGAAGATGAGGCAGCCAGTGTTATTGATCTGCTTAATGAACTTGAAGAGCATGATGATGTACAAAATGTTTATACGACGTTGGGATAA